DNA from Parvularcula marina:
CATCAGCGCCAGAAAGACAATGAAGGACGGCCAGCCGAGCCGGATCGCCGGCCATACATGCCGGAGAGAGAACTGGATTGACTGGACCGCCGTCTCGGCGATGGGAAGTTTACGCGACATATCTGCCCCCGGCGCCACCTTGCCTCGCCGCTAAACGATAACGCATCTGCTGCGCCTGCGCCATGGGGCACGCACGGCGGATGCACTCAGTCCGCAAATTGCGCATCCGCGACCGTCAGGCTGTCCGGATTGTTGAACCGCTGCCAGACGAGGCCGCCCAAAACGATATACACAAGCGAGAAGAAGAAGCTGACAATGGCCGACAAGGTCATGATCAGGATGTTGCCGAGACTCCAGCCTTCGAATGTCAGTGGTGTCAGTGAGAGCAGGAGACCGAGGACGAGTGCCGCCAGATATACAAGGATCTGAGCGACGATCATGGCAAGCATCAGGGCAATCTGCACGCCCAGTAAACGCCAGAAATAGCCTTTGGTCTGGTCGAACGCTTTGCCGAATTGGATCCGGCCTTCGATCGCGACAGATGGCAAGATCAAGAGAGACCTCACCATGAACCACATGAGAAGCAGGGCGAAGCCCCCGAAGCCGACGAATTGAAGAGCCGTCATGACTGCTGCCGAGACACTCATCAGGCTGCAAATAAAGGTGAGCACCATAAAAGGCACCAACGCCCCCAGACCCGCGAAGCAAACCAGCAGCACCAGCAGGATGGTCGCGAGCAGAAATTTCGTCTCGCGGTTGCCCCATTTCAGATAAAGAATGCCTCCGGGAATTTCCGCTTCATTGGCGGCTACCTGATAATGGCGAACGATTGTGGGGATCAGGACGATCCAGCCGAAAAACGACAGGGCCACCCCTTTTACCCAGGACGCCCAGTCAGTGATCACCGACTCATTCCAGCTTATTTCGGTGGTGCTCATCTCCATGAAGATTGCACTCGGCACCATGAGCAGAATGGCGGGCCAGCCCATTCGGACGAAATTCGCAAGCTGCTCTAGCGAGAGCCCCAGGCTTTCACCCGCCAGATCGCCGACTTTAATCTTGGGTTGCATGACCGCCCCTCTCCCAATCTATACGATTGGTAACATGAAGGAGCCTGACGTCAATCGCGGCAGCAAAAAGAAAAAGAGCGGCCCCGCGAGGCCGCTCTTCTTTATCTAATGTCTGTGACCGTTACGCGCCTTGCGGTTCGGGACCGCCAACGCCTTCGGAGCCGCCTTCATGATGGGGTCCGGCTGTCGGCACGGAGCTTGGTGGCGGGGTCGGCGTGTCGCCCGGATCATCGCGGATGATCTTCTCACCCTTGAGGAGCTTGCCGATCTCTTCGCCCGTCAGGGTCTCATATTCGAGCAGACCCTCTGACAGTTTGATCCAGTCCTCATTCTTCTCTTCGGCAAGGATCCGGCGCGCCGTTTCATAGCCTTCATTGACGAGGCCGCGGATCTCATCCTCGATCTTGCGCGCGGTCTCCGGCGACAGCGATTTCGACCGGGCAATGCTCTGCCCAAGGAAGACTTCGCCTTCATCCTCGGAATAGGCAATCGGCCCCAGCTCATCGGACAGGCCATATTGGGTGACCATCGCGCGGGCGATCTTTGTTGCCTGCTCAATGTCAGAGGACGCACCAGAGGTGACATTGTCCTTGCCGAATTTGAGTTCCTCGGCGACCCGTCCGCCCATCAGGATGGCCAGCCGCGAAGTCATTTCGATCTTCGACATCGAGAAGCGGTCGCGTTCGGGAAGCTGCATCACCATGCCGAGCGCACGGCCCCGCGGGATGATGGTCGCCTTGTGAACAGGGTCCGTCTTCGGCACGTTCAGCGCAACGATAGCGTGGCCCGCCTCGTGATAGGCAGTCAGCGCCTTTTCATCCTCGGTCATGACGGTCGAGCGACGCTCCGCCCCCATCATGATCTTGTCTTTGGCGTCCTCGAACTCCTTGTTCGTGACCATGCGCTTGCCGCGCCGGGCCGCAAGCAGGGCCGCCTCATTGACGAGGTTTGCGAGGTCCGCGCCCGAAAAGCCCGGCGTGCCGCGAGCAATCGCGCGAATATTCACATCAGGGCCAAGCGGCACTTTCTTGATATGCACACCGAGGATTTTCTCGCGGCCGACAAGGTCAGGGTTCGGCACGACGACCTGACGGTCAAAGCGGCCGGGGCGCAGAAGCGCCGGGTCCAGAACATCGGGCCGGTTAGTCGCGGCGATCAGGATGATGCCTTCATTGGCCTCAAACCCGTCCATCTCGACGAGAAGCTGGTTCAGCGTCTGCTCGCGTTCGTCATTGCCGCCGCCAAGGCCGGCACCCCGTGAGCGGCCGACCGCATCGATCTCGTCAATGAAGATGATGCAGGGCGCGTTCTTTTTTGCCTGCTCGAACATGTCGCGCACCCGGCTCGCGCCGACGCCCACGAACATTTCAACGAAGTCCGAGCCCGAAATCGTGAAGAAAGGCACATTCGCCTCGCCTGCAATCGCGCGGGCAAGCAGCGTCTTACCGGTACCCGGTGGGCCGACGAGCAGCGCGCCTTTGGGGATCTTGCCGCCAAGGCGCTGGAATTTCATCGGATCACGGAGATATTCGACGATCTCTTCAAGCTCTTCTTTCGCTTCATCGATGCCGGCGACATCGTCAAAGGTGACCCGGCCATGCCGTTCGGTCAGCAGCTTGGCTTTCGACTTGCCAAAGCCCATGGCCCGGCCCGACCCCGCCTGCATCTGGCGGGAGACGAAATAGATCAGCCCGAAAATCAGGATGAAGGGGATGAGATTGATCAGGATAGAGAGCAGAAGCGGCATCTGCTCTTCGGGCACCACCGTGACCGGCACCTGAGCGTCGTAAAGGACGTCAGCGGCATTCGCGCCATCGGGCACGACCGCAACGAAGCGCTCACCGCTTGAGAGGAAGCCCGAGACGATATTCTCGTCGATCTCCGCCCGGCGGATGCCGTCATTGGCAACCTGCTCACGGAAATCCGAATAGCTCAGCTCCGTCACCTGCCCATTGGGCGTCGTGTTCGAGAACACGTAGAGCAGCATCAGGGCGACAATCAGCATCAAGCCCCAGACCATCCAGTGGCGACCGTTCATGT
Protein-coding regions in this window:
- the ftsH gene encoding ATP-dependent zinc metalloprotease FtsH → MNGRHWMVWGLMLIVALMLLYVFSNTTPNGQVTELSYSDFREQVANDGIRRAEIDENIVSGFLSSGERFVAVVPDGANAADVLYDAQVPVTVVPEEQMPLLLSILINLIPFILIFGLIYFVSRQMQAGSGRAMGFGKSKAKLLTERHGRVTFDDVAGIDEAKEELEEIVEYLRDPMKFQRLGGKIPKGALLVGPPGTGKTLLARAIAGEANVPFFTISGSDFVEMFVGVGASRVRDMFEQAKKNAPCIIFIDEIDAVGRSRGAGLGGGNDEREQTLNQLLVEMDGFEANEGIILIAATNRPDVLDPALLRPGRFDRQVVVPNPDLVGREKILGVHIKKVPLGPDVNIRAIARGTPGFSGADLANLVNEAALLAARRGKRMVTNKEFEDAKDKIMMGAERRSTVMTEDEKALTAYHEAGHAIVALNVPKTDPVHKATIIPRGRALGMVMQLPERDRFSMSKIEMTSRLAILMGGRVAEELKFGKDNVTSGASSDIEQATKIARAMVTQYGLSDELGPIAYSEDEGEVFLGQSIARSKSLSPETARKIEDEIRGLVNEGYETARRILAEEKNEDWIKLSEGLLEYETLTGEEIGKLLKGEKIIRDDPGDTPTPPPSSVPTAGPHHEGGSEGVGGPEPQGA